In Phaseolus vulgaris cultivar G19833 chromosome 10, P. vulgaris v2.0, whole genome shotgun sequence, a single genomic region encodes these proteins:
- the LOC137818330 gene encoding ras-related protein RABD2a-like, translating to MNPEYDYLFKLLLIGDSGVGKSCLLLRFADDSYIESYISTIGVDFKIRTVEQDGKTIKLQIWDTAGQERFRTITSSYYRGAHGIIIVYDVTDEDSFNNVKQWLSEIDRYASDNVNKLLVGNKSDLTANRVVSYDTAKEFADQIGIPFMETSAKDATNVEDAFMAMSASIKNRMASQPSANNARPPTVQIRGQPVGQKGGCCSS from the exons ATGAATCCTGAGTA TGACTATCTGTTCAAGCTCCTCCTGATTGGAGACTCTGGTGTTGGTAAATCGTGCCTTCTTCTAAGATTTGCT GATGATTCATATATCGAGAGCTACATAAGCACCATCGGAGTTGATTTT AAAATTCGCACTGTTGAGCAGGATGGGAAGACAATTAAACTACAGATT TGGGATACTGCAGGACAAGAACGATTCAGGACAATAACTAGTAGCTACTATCGTGGAGCACATGGAATCATT ATTGTTTATGATGTGACAGATGAAGATAGCTTCAATAATGTGAAGCAGTGGCTCAGTGAAATTGACCGTTATGCCAGTGATAATGTTAACAAACTTTTGGTTGGAAACAAGAGTGATCTGACAGCAAATAGAGTTGTATCATATGACACAGCTAAA GAATTCGCAGATCAAATTGGAATACCTTTCATGGAAACAAGTGCAAAAGATGCTACAAATGTGGAAGATGCCTTCATGGCCATGTCTGCTTCCATCAAAAACAG AATGGCAAGCCAACCTTCTGCGAACAATGCAAGGCCTCCGACTGTGCAGATCAGAGGGCAACCTGTTGGACAAAAAGGTGGTTGTTGCTCTTCCTAA